The following are from one region of the Periophthalmus magnuspinnatus isolate fPerMag1 chromosome 5, fPerMag1.2.pri, whole genome shotgun sequence genome:
- the LOC117370862 gene encoding odorant receptor 131-2-like translates to MNVSSSVSNVTSEAAQDDLSSVILKNVLTVGLCITINYINVVLVHIFVRHETLNVNPRYILYIHLVINDILLLTMLTLIHTLSYIVYSINVSLCILLVMIGTYTSMNNPMTLAVMAIECYIAVCYPLRHSQICTVNKTYTVIGLIWVICTVNLLPDLFVTLATEPLEFFHLQVFCTYGNIFRHQYLAVKRDISNALLLVAVWLTLLYSYFKILFAAQSISSDAKKARNTILLHSFQLVLSMLIYVKSEIGNGLIYFFPKSVTAVRFGVALLVNILPRLVTPLVYGVRDKTFRKYLKQYLFCRKGAKIAI, encoded by the exons ATGAACGTTTCAAGCTCTGTCAGTAATGTAACTTCAGAAGCAGCCCAGGATGATTTGAGCTCAGTAATTCTCAAGAATGTCCTCACCGTTGGTCTGTGCATCACCATCAACTACATCAATGTTGTTCTGGTGCACATTTTTGTACGACATGAG ACTTTAAACGTGAATCCTCGCTACATCCTCTACATCCACCTAGTCATCAACGACATCCTCCTTCTCACCATGCTAACCCTGATTCACACGCTAAGCTACATTGTTTACTCTATTAATGTCTCCTTGTGCATTCTTTTAGTCATGATCGGCACTTACACAAGCATGAACAACCCCATGACTCTTGCCGTCATGGCCATTGAATGCTACATTGCTGTATGCTATCCTTTACGACACTCTCAGATTTGTACAGTGAATAAAACATACACTGTCATCGGGTTAATTTGGGTGATATGCACAGTGAATTTGCTGCCAGATCTGTTTGTTACTTTAGCCACAGAGCCCCTTGAGTTTTTCCATTTACAGGTATTTTGCACATATGGCAATATTTTCAGACATCAATATCTCGCAGTAAAGCGAGATATTTCAAATGCGTTGCTTCTGGTGGCTGTTTGGCTCACACTTTTATACTCCTACTTTAAGATACTTTTTGCTGCACAATCCATATCTTCAGATGCTAAAAAAGCTAGAAACACTATCCTCCTTCATAGCTTCCAACTAGTGCTGTCTATGCTGATATATGTTAAAAGTGAAATAGGCAATGGGTTGATCTACTTTTTTCCAAAAAGTGTCACGGCGGTTCGTTTTGGGGTTGCTTTGCTGGTTAACATACTGCCTCGGCTTGTCACTCCGCTGGTGTATGGGGTTAGGGATAAAACATTCAGGAAATATCTAAAGCAATATCTGTTCTGTAGAAAAGGGGCTAAAATAGCTATTTGA